TTCGCGATGGCGGCGTGGCCGAGCACGTCGTCCGGCGACGTGGGTTCTTCGATCCAGTACGGGTCGTAGGGCGCGAGCGCGGTCATCCACGACACCGCGGTCGCGACGTCCCAGCGCTGGTTCGCGTCGACCGCCACCCGGATGTCCGGGCCGACCGTCTCGCGGGCCAGCTTCATCCGCCGGACGTCGTCCTCGAGATTGCCGCCGACCTTCAGCTTGATCATCTCGAAGCCGTCGGCCACCGCCTGTTCGGCCAGCCGGACCAGCTTCGCGTCGGAGTAGCCGAGCCAGCCCGCCGACGTGCTGTACGCGCGGTAGCCGTCGGCCTCGATCTTGGCGATCCGCTCCGCCTTGCCGGGTTCGGCGGCGCGGAGGATGTCCAGCGCTTCGGCTTCGGTGAGCGCGTCGGAGAGATAGCGGAAGTCCACCAGGGAAACCAGTTCCTCCGGCGTCATCCGCGCCGCGAACTTCCACACCGGCAGCCCGGCGCGGCGCGCGGCGAGGTCCCACGCGGCGTTGACGATCGCGCCGATCGCCATGTGCGCGACGCCCTTTTCCGGTCCCAGCCACCGGAACTGCGAGTCGCCGATCAGCACTCGGGAAATCTCGCCGAGCGCTGCCGCGTCCTCCGGGACGGCACGGCCGACCACGTGCGGCGCGAGCGCGCGGATGGCGGCGGCCTGCACGTCGTTGCCGCGGCCGATGGTGAACGCGAGGCCGTAGCCGTCCGGACCGGCGTCGGTGTGCAGCTCGACGTAAGCGGCCGAGTAGTCCGGGTCCGGGTTCATCGCGTCCGAACCGTCGAGCTCGCGCGACGTCGGGAAGCGGACGTCGCGGACCTCCATGCCGATGATCTTCGCCATGTCAGGCCTGCCCGAAGGTCTGGCGCTGCTTGCCGAGGCCGTCGATTTCCAGCTCGACGACGTCGCCCGCGCGCAGGTACGGCTTCGGCTCCGGCTGTCCGAGCGCGACGCCTTCCGGGGTGCCGGTGTTGATCAGGTCGCCGGGACGCAGCACCATGAACTGGCTCAGGTAGCGGACGATCTCGGCGACCGGGAAGATCATGTCCTGGGTGGAAGAGTCCTGGAACTTCACGCCGTTGACCCAGGTGCGCAGGCCGAGCGCCTGCGGATCCGGCACCTCGTCGGCGGTGACCAGCTCCGGGCCGAGCGGGTTGAACGTCTCGCAGTTCTTGCCCTTGTCCCACTGGCCGCCGCGGTTCATCTGGAAGTCGCGCTCGGACACGTCGTTCGACACGACGTACCCGGCGACGTGCGCCAGCGCCTCCTCCGGGCTTTCCAGGTAGCGGGCCGTCTTGCCGATCACCACGCCGAGTTCGACCTCCCAGTCGGTGGCCGTGGAGCCGCGCGGGACGAGCACCTCGTCGAACGGCCCGACCATGACGTCGGGCGCCTTCATGAACAGCACCGGCTCGGCCGGCGGCCGCGCGCCGGTTTCCTCGGCGTGGCGGCGGTAGTTCATGCCGATGCAGACGATCTTTCCGGGCGCGGCGATCGGCGCGCCGACCCGCAGCCCGGTCCCGTCGACCTCCGGGAGTCCGCCCGCCGCGAGCGCTCGCGCGGCTTTCGCGGGCCCGTCGCCGGCGAGGAACGCGCCGTCGATGTCCGGCGTGACCCCGGAGAGGTCGTGAAGGGTGCCGTCACCAGCACGGACGAACGGGCGCTCAGCCCCCGCTGCCCCGAGACGCACAAAACGCACGGACGATCCCTTCTCTCTACACCCACTTCGCGATACATCCGATGTATAGCGCATCGGTGGGCGGTGAATCTAGAGCGAGACGGGATTTTCCGGGGAAAGTGGTCCGATCACCGGTCAGTGCCGGGCATTCGGACCCGATAACGGACACTGAGCAGGCGGGATCGGCCCGCCCGAGCGAAGGAGACGGACAGCGCGGATGGGCACGAAACCGGGCGACCCGGCGGGACCAGTAGCGGCGAGCCAGCCGAGCGCGGCGCACGGCAAGATCCGACGTCTGCTCATCCTCGGCGGCCTCTCCGCGTTCGGCCCGCTCTCCATCGACATGTACCTGCCGGCGCTGCCCCGGATGGCGAACGACTTCCGGGCCGCCGACACCACCGTCCAGCTGACGCTGACCGCGTTCGTGATCGGACTGGCTGTCGGGCAGATCGTCGCCGGTCCGCTGTCGGACTCGTTCGGCCGCCGGCGACCGCTGCTGGCCGGGCTCGTGCTGTACCTCGCCGGTTCGGTCGCCGCCGCGGCCAGCCCGAGCGTCGAACTGCTGATCGCGGCCCGGTCCGTGCAGGCGCTGGGCGCGGCGGCCGGGATCGTGATCGCCCGCGCGACCGTCCGCGATCTCTACACCGGCACCGCGATGACGAAATTCTTCTCGCTGCTGCTGCTTGTCAACGGTCTCGCGCCGATCCTCGCCCCGGTGGTCGGCGGGCAGCTGCTCACGTTCACGTCCTGGCGCGGCGTTTTCGTGGTGCTGACCGGGTTCGGCGCGGTGCTGCTCGCCGCCGTCGCCTTCCTGCTGCCGGAATCCCTCGCGCCCGCCCACCGGCATCCGGCGCACCTGGGCAGCGTGCTGCGGACCTACGGGCGGCTGCTGACGGAACGGGCCTTTCTCGGCTACGCACTCACCGCTGGGCTGAACTTCGCGGCGCTGTTCGCGTATATCTCGGGTTCGTCGTTCGCACTGCAGGACGTCTATCACCTCAGCCCGCAGGAGTTCAGCCTCGTTTTCGGGCTCAACGGCGTCGGGATCGTGCTTACCGGACAGCTCAACGGATGGCTCGTCGGCCGGTTCCCGGAGCGGACGCTGCTGCGTACCGGAGTCTGCCTGTCGGCGACGTCCGGCGTGCTCACCCTGGTGGCCGCCGCATTCGGGCTTCCGCTGATCGCATTGCTGATCCCGTTGCTGGCCATGGTTTCCTGCATCGGGATCATCAACCCGAACGCCAGTTCGCTGGCGCTGGCCGGGCACGCGCGCACCGCCGGCTCGGCGTCCGCCCTGCTGGGCGTGCTGCAGTTCGCGGTCGGCGGGATCGCGACCCCGCTGGTCGGGCTCGGCGGCCCGGGCACCGCGCTCCCGATGGCCGCGACGATGGCCGGGTTCAGCGTGCTGGCCCTGCTCTCGTACCTGGCCCTGGCGCGGCCGGTCAAGCCAGCTCAGCCAGGTTCCCCTTCCGCAGCTGGTCGTCAGTGACCACGACCCGGTTGTCCACCAGGTTTTCCAGCGCGTCGCCGTCGTCCCACTGATTGACGTTCATCGCGGCGGACACCTCGCCGCCCGGGGTCACCCAGAACGCGGTGAAGTCGTAGCCGGCTAGATCGCCGCGGACCACGACCCGGTCGCGGTCGAGGTCCGGCAGACCGCGGTACTCGCAGCCGATCGCCGGGCCCCCGTGCTCGGGGTCGTACTGGTCGGAGAAGAAGTACGGGCTCTTCAAGTACGGCTCGTGCTCGCCGACGAGGTTTCCAGCGACCAATTCTCCTTGCGTACGCGCGGTTGCCCAGTGCTCGACGCGTACGCGATGTCCGTAGCGCGGGTGGAACTGCGAAGCAATGTCGCCGATCGCGTACACGTCCGGAGCCGCCGTACGCAGGCCAGCGTCGACGCACACCCCGCCGTCGTCAGCCAGCTCCAGACCGGCGACGTGCGCAAGGTCCACGTTCGGTGCCGCGCCGACTGCGATCAGCACGACGTCGGCCGACAGCTCGTCGCCGTTCGACAGCCGAACGCCTGTCGCCGTCGTATCGCCAGTGATCGCCGAAACGCCTTCGCCGAGACGCCACTGCACGCCGTGCTCGGTGTGCAGACGGTGGAACACTCCAGCGATCTCTTCGCCGAGAACGTTCGCGAGCGGCTGTTTTTCCGGCGCGACAACGGTCACCTCCGCTCCGTGCGTACGCGCGGCGGCGGCGGCTTCGGTGCCGATCCAGCCCGCACCGACGATCACCACCCGCTTCGCGGCTTCGAAGGCCGCGCGCAGCCGTAGGGAATCGTCGAGGGTGCGAAGCGTGTACAAGCCGGGAAGGTCGCCTCCAGGCACTTTCAGCGCGCGCGGGCGCGAGCCGGTGGCAAGGACCAGGCGGTCGTAGCGGTGCTCGCCACCGGTGTCGTCCAGGACAAGGCGCGCGCCCAGTTCTATCCGCG
This sequence is a window from Amycolatopsis benzoatilytica AK 16/65. Protein-coding genes within it:
- a CDS encoding enolase C-terminal domain-like protein, with product MAKIIGMEVRDVRFPTSRELDGSDAMNPDPDYSAAYVELHTDAGPDGYGLAFTIGRGNDVQAAAIRALAPHVVGRAVPEDAAALGEISRVLIGDSQFRWLGPEKGVAHMAIGAIVNAAWDLAARRAGLPVWKFAARMTPEELVSLVDFRYLSDALTEAEALDILRAAEPGKAERIAKIEADGYRAYSTSAGWLGYSDAKLVRLAEQAVADGFEMIKLKVGGNLEDDVRRMKLARETVGPDIRVAVDANQRWDVATAVSWMTALAPYDPYWIEEPTSPDDVLGHAAIAKAVAPIKVATGEHVQNRVVFKQLLQAGAIDVLQLDAARVGGVNENLAILLLAAKFGIPVCPHAGGVGLCELVRHLSMFDFVAVSGSDADRSIEWVDHLHDHFTDPAVVEGGRYLAPSAPGFSARMHDATLRRFSFPDGPEWTENAQ
- a CDS encoding fumarylacetoacetate hydrolase family protein, which produces MRFVRLGAAGAERPFVRAGDGTLHDLSGVTPDIDGAFLAGDGPAKAARALAAGGLPEVDGTGLRVGAPIAAPGKIVCIGMNYRRHAEETGARPPAEPVLFMKAPDVMVGPFDEVLVPRGSTATDWEVELGVVIGKTARYLESPEEALAHVAGYVVSNDVSERDFQMNRGGQWDKGKNCETFNPLGPELVTADEVPDPQALGLRTWVNGVKFQDSSTQDMIFPVAEIVRYLSQFMVLRPGDLINTGTPEGVALGQPEPKPYLRAGDVVELEIDGLGKQRQTFGQA
- a CDS encoding Bcr/CflA family multidrug efflux MFS transporter, producing MGTKPGDPAGPVAASQPSAAHGKIRRLLILGGLSAFGPLSIDMYLPALPRMANDFRAADTTVQLTLTAFVIGLAVGQIVAGPLSDSFGRRRPLLAGLVLYLAGSVAAAASPSVELLIAARSVQALGAAAGIVIARATVRDLYTGTAMTKFFSLLLLVNGLAPILAPVVGGQLLTFTSWRGVFVVLTGFGAVLLAAVAFLLPESLAPAHRHPAHLGSVLRTYGRLLTERAFLGYALTAGLNFAALFAYISGSSFALQDVYHLSPQEFSLVFGLNGVGIVLTGQLNGWLVGRFPERTLLRTGVCLSATSGVLTLVAAAFGLPLIALLIPLLAMVSCIGIINPNASSLALAGHARTAGSASALLGVLQFAVGGIATPLVGLGGPGTALPMAATMAGFSVLALLSYLALARPVKPAQPGSPSAAGRQ
- a CDS encoding NAD(P)/FAD-dependent oxidoreductase: MSEPRNIVVVGSGLAGATAAATVRERGFEGDVLVLGADPHRPYELPPLSKAVLLGNADEPDWVREEGYWAEHDIRLVSGVAATRIELGARLVLDDTGGEHRYDRLVLATGSRPRALKVPGGDLPGLYTLRTLDDSLRLRAAFEAAKRVVIVGAGWIGTEAAAAARTHGAEVTVVAPEKQPLANVLGEEIAGVFHRLHTEHGVQWRLGEGVSAITGDTTATGVRLSNGDELSADVVLIAVGAAPNVDLAHVAGLELADDGGVCVDAGLRTAAPDVYAIGDIASQFHPRYGHRVRVEHWATARTQGELVAGNLVGEHEPYLKSPYFFSDQYDPEHGGPAIGCEYRGLPDLDRDRVVVRGDLAGYDFTAFWVTPGGEVSAAMNVNQWDDGDALENLVDNRVVVTDDQLRKGNLAELA